The following are encoded in a window of Jeotgalibacillus aurantiacus genomic DNA:
- a CDS encoding methyl-accepting chemotaxis protein, translated as MKTVKGKLLGVCLSILLVPILVLGSVSYFSAKNSLTENGQVMIENSVHLALQMIETVNQQVEAGELSLEEAQEAVKAQLIGELQPDGTRPIETPVDLGDNGYFAVYDESGTLIAHPVIEGQNLMDIEDVNGFSFVKDVFEKAYNGGGFTEYAWALPNDPEKIEDKIMYSAYDPNWGWIISTGSYYSDFNEGANDILTLIAITAAIALTIGSVLVILFSRSLSKPIIKVRNHLNEMSQNNLALADIKVKNKDEIGQLADSLNQMKNNLSGMVGRIYNVSHTLAASSEELTASAEETNRATEQIAGSIQLISENANDQSSKAMTSKQTVQGISGRISDIRQYLISVNDATNDSSIRVQEGKKSIQDTSDKMSTIQEKTREAAKAVHELGSQSQQIGQIVGLITEVAEQTNLLALNAAIEAARAGEHGKGFAVVADEIRKLAEQSSRSASQIQDLITHIRKGIDQSVSFMSEGEHSVSEGMEAMHQTGQEFTEIEASTSSIVSAAQKVLDAVSDLDFSASQMVNSVQSTAEMIEHSSAESQSIAAASEEQSASMEQVAASSHALAKMAEELSEVVGEFKV; from the coding sequence ATGAAAACTGTAAAGGGAAAGCTATTGGGAGTATGCTTATCCATCTTACTTGTGCCAATTTTAGTTTTAGGAAGTGTCAGTTATTTTTCTGCTAAAAACAGCTTAACAGAGAATGGACAGGTGATGATTGAAAACTCTGTGCATCTTGCTCTTCAAATGATTGAAACAGTCAATCAACAAGTGGAAGCCGGGGAACTTTCATTAGAAGAAGCACAGGAAGCCGTTAAGGCACAATTAATCGGAGAACTTCAGCCTGATGGAACTCGTCCGATTGAAACACCGGTTGATTTAGGAGACAACGGATATTTCGCTGTTTATGATGAATCGGGCACTTTAATTGCACATCCAGTTATCGAAGGACAAAATCTTATGGATATTGAAGATGTAAATGGCTTCTCATTTGTAAAGGATGTTTTTGAAAAAGCTTATAATGGTGGCGGTTTTACAGAATACGCGTGGGCACTGCCAAATGATCCGGAAAAAATTGAAGATAAAATCATGTACAGTGCTTACGATCCGAATTGGGGATGGATTATCTCAACAGGATCTTATTACTCGGATTTTAACGAAGGGGCAAACGACATTCTCACACTCATCGCGATCACTGCAGCCATCGCGTTAACAATTGGCAGTGTTCTTGTCATTTTATTCTCAAGAAGCCTTTCAAAGCCAATCATTAAAGTGCGAAATCACTTGAATGAAATGAGTCAGAATAATTTAGCTCTTGCAGATATTAAAGTAAAAAACAAAGATGAGATTGGCCAGCTCGCCGACAGTTTAAATCAGATGAAAAACAACCTTTCCGGAATGGTGGGGAGAATTTATAACGTTTCTCATACACTAGCTGCTTCATCTGAAGAACTGACAGCCAGTGCGGAAGAAACCAACAGAGCGACAGAACAGATTGCCGGATCTATTCAATTAATTTCCGAAAACGCGAATGATCAATCATCTAAAGCGATGACATCGAAACAGACCGTTCAGGGAATTTCCGGGCGCATTTCTGATATACGTCAATACTTGATTTCGGTTAATGACGCTACCAACGATTCCTCCATAAGAGTTCAGGAAGGAAAAAAGAGTATTCAGGACACATCTGATAAAATGAGCACAATCCAGGAAAAAACGCGTGAGGCAGCTAAAGCTGTACATGAGCTGGGGAGCCAGTCTCAGCAAATTGGACAAATTGTCGGCCTTATCACTGAGGTTGCGGAACAGACAAACCTACTGGCATTGAATGCTGCAATTGAAGCAGCCCGTGCAGGTGAACATGGTAAAGGGTTTGCTGTTGTAGCAGATGAAATTAGAAAACTGGCTGAGCAATCAAGCCGTTCTGCCTCACAAATACAGGATTTAATTACTCATATCCGTAAGGGAATCGATCAATCTGTTTCTTTTATGTCAGAAGGAGAACATTCCGTATCCGAAGGTATGGAAGCCATGCACCAAACAGGTCAGGAATTCACTGAGATTGAAGCGTCGACGTCTTCTATTGTATCAGCAGCACAAAAAGTTTTAGATGCAGTCAGTGATCTTGATTTCAGCGCTTCACAAATGGTTAATTCCGTTCAGTCCACAGCAGAAATGATCGAACACTCATCTGCTGAAAGCCAATCCATTGCGGCTGCTTCAGAGGAACAAAGTGCCTCCATGGAACAGGTGGCTGCCAGCTCTCATGCCCTGGCGAAGATGGCTGAGGAATTGAGTGAAGTGGTGGGAGAATTTAAAGTTTAA
- a CDS encoding 5'-nucleotidase C-terminal domain-containing protein — protein sequence MNKKLVTATVAGAMAFGVFGLQEQISHADNHEFDLTVLHTNDTHASLDNVAKRVSLVKQLKAENPNNLLLDAGDVFSGTLYFNEFQGLADLEFMNLMGYDAMVFGNHEFDLGGPEGNAELAEFVKGAEFPFVASNVDFSMDTNFEGLQNDIYTGEFSNGEIYNGIIKEVNGEQVGIFGLTTEETSGIASPGPVTFSNYITAAEEAVAAFEEAGVNKIIALTHIGFDDSANFDNDKLLAENVPGIDIIVGGHTHSQLDEPYVYDGNEELTLVVQTGANNSNLGQLDVTFDAEGAITNYAGTLYDVAEAEEDAEAAELLAPYKEAIADLQEESTGAVSEVFLDGTRGLGGVRTAETNLGNLITDGMLAKAKSIDEDTVIALQNGGGIRASIDAGDITIGEALTVLPFGNDLAIMNLSGAEILEALEHSVSQYPNENGAFLHVAGMEFSFDPSMEAGSRVQDVMIWMGDEAVALEEDMMYKVATNVFTAKGGDNYTVFAEAYADGRVSEPGYRDYETFIEHVTSLDEVAPMTEGRITALTPFGDVQADSWFQPYVADLYYDGVIKGKTETTFLPYGTLTRSQAASLLVRSLGLEATEDAPFSDLGNVADETKAEIAAAYEAGIVMGKDGKFMPYQPVSRSQLALMIYRAYNLDEETPYTPNAVDYFNDVERYDAETQNAVSTMFELGIANGYGDEYRPANSSTRSQAAKMISIFLDFYE from the coding sequence ATGAATAAGAAGTTGGTAACAGCAACAGTTGCTGGGGCAATGGCGTTTGGCGTATTTGGTCTTCAAGAACAAATATCTCATGCTGACAATCACGAATTTGATTTAACTGTGCTACATACGAATGATACGCATGCGAGTCTTGATAATGTTGCAAAACGTGTGTCTCTTGTAAAGCAGTTAAAAGCTGAAAACCCGAACAACCTACTTTTGGACGCTGGAGATGTATTTTCCGGAACACTTTATTTTAATGAATTTCAAGGTTTAGCAGATTTAGAGTTTATGAATTTAATGGGCTACGATGCAATGGTATTTGGTAACCACGAATTTGATTTAGGTGGACCGGAAGGAAATGCAGAGCTTGCTGAATTTGTAAAAGGTGCAGAATTTCCTTTTGTAGCATCAAATGTAGACTTCTCAATGGATACAAATTTTGAAGGCCTTCAGAACGATATTTACACTGGGGAGTTTAGCAACGGTGAGATTTACAACGGAATCATTAAAGAAGTAAATGGGGAGCAGGTAGGTATTTTTGGGCTAACGACTGAAGAAACTTCAGGAATTGCCAGCCCGGGTCCTGTGACATTCTCAAATTATATTACAGCTGCTGAAGAGGCAGTTGCGGCATTTGAAGAAGCGGGTGTCAATAAAATTATTGCACTGACTCACATTGGATTTGATGATTCTGCCAATTTTGATAATGATAAGCTGCTGGCGGAAAACGTTCCGGGTATTGATATCATTGTGGGTGGACATACACATTCACAGTTGGATGAGCCATACGTATATGATGGGAACGAAGAGTTGACGCTAGTTGTTCAAACTGGTGCAAACAATAGTAACCTGGGTCAGCTGGATGTTACTTTTGATGCGGAAGGTGCGATTACAAATTACGCAGGTACTTTGTATGACGTTGCTGAAGCTGAAGAAGATGCTGAAGCAGCAGAATTGCTGGCTCCATATAAAGAGGCTATTGCTGATCTTCAGGAAGAATCAACAGGTGCAGTTTCCGAAGTATTTCTTGACGGAACACGTGGACTTGGCGGTGTTCGTACTGCAGAAACGAATCTTGGAAATCTGATAACTGATGGTATGCTTGCGAAAGCAAAATCAATCGATGAGGATACAGTGATTGCTCTTCAAAACGGTGGGGGTATCCGTGCTTCTATTGACGCTGGTGATATTACGATCGGTGAAGCGTTAACTGTATTACCTTTTGGAAATGATCTTGCGATTATGAATTTGTCAGGTGCGGAAATTTTGGAAGCACTTGAGCACAGTGTAAGTCAGTATCCTAATGAAAATGGGGCATTCCTTCACGTTGCAGGAATGGAGTTCTCTTTTGATCCTTCAATGGAAGCAGGTTCACGTGTTCAGGATGTGATGATCTGGATGGGTGACGAGGCTGTAGCTTTAGAAGAAGATATGATGTATAAAGTGGCAACAAACGTATTTACAGCTAAGGGTGGAGACAACTACACTGTATTTGCTGAAGCATATGCTGATGGGCGCGTTTCAGAGCCAGGATACCGTGATTATGAAACATTTATTGAGCATGTCACTTCCCTTGATGAAGTAGCTCCTATGACTGAGGGGCGTATTACAGCATTGACTCCATTTGGAGATGTTCAAGCCGATAGCTGGTTCCAGCCATATGTTGCAGATCTTTACTATGATGGAGTCATCAAAGGAAAAACTGAAACAACATTTCTTCCTTATGGAACATTAACTCGTTCACAGGCCGCTTCACTTCTTGTTAGAAGTCTTGGACTTGAAGCAACTGAAGATGCACCGTTCAGTGACCTTGGAAATGTAGCAGATGAAACAAAAGCAGAAATCGCAGCAGCTTATGAGGCTGGAATCGTAATGGGTAAGGATGGCAAGTTTATGCCTTATCAGCCAGTCAGCCGTTCACAGTTAGCTCTAATGATTTACCGTGCATACAATCTGGATGAAGAAACACCGTATACGCCAAACGCTGTTGATTACTTCAATGATGTTGAGCGTTATGATGCAGAAACACAAAATGCAGTATCAACGATGTTCGAGCTTGGAATTGCTAACGGATATGGAGATGAGTACCGTCCAGCTAACAGTTCAACACGTTCACAAGCTGCAAAAATGATTTCGATCTTCCTTGATTTCTACGAGTAA
- a CDS encoding S-layer homology domain-containing protein, giving the protein MKKRLSILSAFVVAAGFTGQVNASFKDVTSYKEEISYLSDLKIINGYDNGMFKPRANVTRLQAVQMILREMGVNDLSAPDPGFDDVKKGDYGYDEVAKAVQLGFISGKTDSKGNRIFDRHGSLTRAQMAKVLTEAYELEKEWRYVFRDVSKDHWAKDYVDTLASYAITTGYDDQSFKPNASIQRQHFAVFMARLLNEEFISTTDQKNISYSPDPENQYIMRGVYDSPDYSDSIEDTLSFDKSVNSYWDQWLNSMDGSFEYPFHTGEDADGLYDGWLEDDFYNVNLVYPVEEGRRWAEYSDETTDEMVITATDETITTEAGTFEHVVVVEDTVMNIFYYYAPNVGLILAEEEGEDYVSSYELIEIVTP; this is encoded by the coding sequence ATGAAGAAGAGATTGTCAATTTTAAGTGCTTTTGTAGTTGCTGCAGGGTTTACGGGTCAGGTTAATGCGTCTTTTAAAGATGTGACAAGTTATAAAGAAGAGATCAGTTATTTGTCTGACTTGAAGATTATTAATGGTTATGACAATGGAATGTTCAAGCCGCGGGCGAATGTGACGCGGCTTCAGGCGGTTCAGATGATTTTACGGGAGATGGGTGTGAATGATTTGTCAGCGCCTGACCCTGGTTTTGATGATGTTAAAAAAGGTGACTATGGGTATGATGAGGTTGCTAAGGCTGTTCAGTTGGGCTTTATTTCAGGTAAAACAGATTCGAAAGGGAATAGAATTTTTGACCGACATGGATCTTTAACGCGTGCTCAAATGGCGAAAGTTTTAACAGAAGCGTATGAACTTGAGAAAGAATGGCGTTATGTATTTCGTGATGTAAGTAAAGACCATTGGGCGAAGGATTATGTGGATACTTTAGCATCGTATGCCATTACAACAGGGTATGATGATCAATCTTTTAAACCAAATGCATCTATTCAAAGGCAGCATTTTGCAGTGTTTATGGCACGTTTATTAAACGAAGAATTTATTTCAACTACGGATCAGAAAAATATCAGTTATTCACCTGATCCGGAAAACCAGTATATTATGAGAGGAGTTTATGATTCTCCGGATTATTCGGACAGCATAGAGGATACGTTAAGCTTTGATAAGAGTGTTAATTCTTATTGGGATCAGTGGTTAAATTCAATGGACGGTAGTTTCGAATATCCGTTTCATACTGGAGAAGATGCTGATGGATTATATGATGGCTGGTTAGAAGATGATTTTTATAACGTAAATCTTGTTTATCCAGTAGAAGAAGGCCGCAGATGGGCTGAGTATAGTGATGAGACTACAGATGAAATGGTGATCACTGCGACTGATGAAACTATTACAACAGAAGCAGGAACATTTGAACATGTCGTAGTAGTGGAAGATACAGTAATGAATATCTTCTATTATTATGCACCTAATGTTGGTCTTATTCTTGCAGAAGAAGAAGGTGAGGATTATGTATCTTCATATGAATTAATAGAAATTGTTACACCATAA
- a CDS encoding LCP family glycopolymer transferase, with product MKKQKNRRLLKILVIMGVIMLSVVGAYMFMMYQSIDAAANNMYVEIDREFSPKRQVQISIEEKQPFSVLVLGVDERSGDRGRSDTMIVITVNPNLESIQMLSIPRDTYVNIPGRGMDKINHAYAFGDIELSIETVEDMFDIPIDYFAKVNMEGFEEVVDAVGGVTIQNDLVFEYSGITYPAGEIRLETGEEAMGYARMRYEDPRGDFGRQERQRKIVQGIIKEAAAVESLWNFDDIISALGSNLQTNFEFTNLIDFQRDYRPALNTIENSSLDSGSGEYINDIYYYVVPEASIVEWSERFKTHLEL from the coding sequence GTGAAAAAACAAAAAAACAGACGGTTATTAAAGATCTTAGTGATTATGGGAGTGATTATGTTATCAGTTGTTGGTGCTTATATGTTTATGATGTATCAGTCTATTGATGCAGCAGCCAATAATATGTATGTTGAGATTGACCGGGAGTTCTCTCCAAAGAGACAGGTACAGATTAGTATTGAAGAAAAACAGCCATTTTCCGTTCTGGTTCTGGGTGTAGACGAGCGTTCCGGCGACAGGGGCCGTTCTGATACGATGATTGTAATAACGGTCAATCCTAACCTTGAATCTATCCAAATGCTCAGTATACCGCGTGATACTTACGTCAACATTCCTGGAAGAGGGATGGACAAGATTAATCATGCTTACGCATTTGGTGATATAGAACTATCCATTGAAACGGTTGAGGATATGTTCGATATTCCAATCGACTATTTCGCTAAAGTGAATATGGAAGGATTTGAAGAAGTAGTAGACGCTGTAGGAGGCGTTACCATTCAAAATGATTTAGTATTTGAATATTCCGGGATCACCTACCCTGCCGGTGAGATCAGACTGGAAACAGGCGAAGAAGCAATGGGGTATGCGCGGATGCGTTATGAAGATCCACGAGGAGATTTTGGACGACAGGAAAGACAGCGGAAAATTGTTCAGGGAATCATCAAAGAAGCCGCTGCAGTTGAATCACTCTGGAACTTTGATGACATCATCTCAGCACTGGGAAGTAACCTTCAGACCAACTTCGAATTCACCAATTTAATAGACTTTCAAAGAGACTACCGTCCTGCGTTGAATACCATTGAGAACAGCTCACTTGATAGCGGCTCTGGTGAATACATTAATGACATCTATTATTATGTTGTTCCCGAGGCTTCGATTGTTGAGTGGAGCGAGCGGTTTAAGACACATTTGGAATTATGA
- a CDS encoding glycosyltransferase family 2 protein, which translates to MKTQTISVVIPTYNRLAQLKELLISLSVQTLLPDEVIIVNDAGAPVELITECFPQLSIKIFNQPVNQLHVEARKRGVKEATGELIMLIDDDDWIVSSHIERMAAAIKDYDLVYSDVEIVEYHNESGLRVPVNRFLFAYELNLQEMRKFSTFVPSGTLYRKAIHDSIGEFDAEMKNYWDWDFFLRVSEVFRIQRVPVAGVIYDFTPGHDNQSANLEGMRHFLDKLSAKHNLGTLPVKNFKLLLKEPEIIARQAETLQVWDGQMPYVDKLIK; encoded by the coding sequence ATGAAAACTCAAACGATATCTGTTGTAATTCCAACTTATAACCGATTAGCCCAATTGAAGGAATTGCTTATTTCTTTGTCTGTTCAAACACTCCTGCCGGATGAGGTGATTATTGTCAATGATGCTGGTGCTCCAGTTGAGTTGATCACTGAGTGTTTCCCTCAACTTTCTATTAAAATATTTAACCAGCCTGTAAATCAACTTCATGTAGAGGCAAGAAAAAGAGGCGTAAAGGAAGCAACCGGAGAATTAATCATGCTAATTGATGATGATGACTGGATAGTTTCAAGTCATATTGAAAGAATGGCTGCTGCTATTAAAGACTATGACCTGGTTTATTCAGATGTAGAGATTGTAGAATATCACAACGAATCAGGCTTAAGAGTTCCGGTGAACCGATTTCTTTTTGCTTATGAATTGAATTTGCAGGAGATGCGGAAATTCTCTACTTTTGTTCCATCCGGCACCTTATACAGGAAAGCAATCCATGACAGTATTGGTGAATTCGACGCTGAAATGAAAAATTATTGGGACTGGGATTTTTTCCTGCGTGTATCAGAAGTATTTCGTATTCAGCGTGTCCCTGTTGCAGGCGTAATCTATGATTTTACCCCGGGTCACGACAATCAATCAGCAAACCTTGAGGGTATGCGGCACTTCCTCGACAAGCTGAGTGCTAAACATAATCTCGGAACTCTTCCCGTGAAAAACTTTAAGCTTCTATTAAAAGAACCGGAAATTATTGCCCGGCAAGCAGAGACTCTTCAGGTTTGGGATGGACAAATGCCTTATGTGGACAAATTAATAAAATAA
- a CDS encoding glycosyltransferase family 2 protein, translating into MQNSDARVLIVVPAYNEGASIRNTLHNLLTIKQEIPALDICVINDGSADNTADVVREFKNVILVDLPYNLGIGGAVQTGYKFANDYGYDIAIQFDADGQHNADALQKIITSITEDDTDMVVGSRFLEKTDYKGALSRRIGIYYFTYLLLALTGKRFTDPTSGYRAINRRVIEIFANDYPRDYPEPEVLISLTRKKFKIKEITVNMKSRQGGRSSITPFKSIYYMFKVTLSIVMQKIVKE; encoded by the coding sequence ATGCAAAACTCAGATGCAAGAGTGTTAATTGTCGTTCCTGCGTATAACGAAGGAGCTTCAATCAGAAATACTCTGCATAATTTGCTGACAATTAAGCAGGAGATCCCTGCGCTTGATATATGTGTTATCAACGATGGTTCAGCAGATAATACGGCTGATGTTGTGCGAGAATTTAAGAATGTTATTTTAGTGGACCTGCCATACAACCTCGGAATTGGAGGTGCTGTTCAAACAGGATATAAATTTGCAAACGATTATGGCTACGACATTGCTATACAGTTTGACGCAGATGGACAGCATAATGCTGATGCACTTCAAAAAATCATTACTTCAATTACAGAAGATGATACGGACATGGTTGTAGGTTCAAGATTCTTAGAAAAAACCGATTATAAAGGCGCTCTATCCAGACGAATCGGTATCTATTATTTCACTTATCTGTTACTAGCCTTAACCGGTAAAAGATTTACCGATCCGACTTCAGGCTACCGTGCAATTAATCGTAGAGTAATTGAAATTTTCGCAAACGACTATCCAAGAGATTATCCTGAACCGGAAGTCCTGATCTCTTTAACGCGAAAGAAATTTAAAATTAAAGAAATCACTGTGAATATGAAATCGCGTCAAGGTGGACGTTCTTCTATTACTCCTTTCAAATCAATCTATTACATGTTTAAAGTTACACTATCAATCGTCATGCAAAAGATTGTAAAGGAGTGA
- a CDS encoding DUF2304 domain-containing protein has product MNVILLSFFLVLIIFLAVIESVRRGILETKYSLIWIITCVTLGILSSNSIFINTLANWLNVFYAPSLLFLFGLLFAIIMIFDLTRRISKMNKQLVAITQEHALLKKKYEDREYGK; this is encoded by the coding sequence ATGAATGTTATATTATTATCTTTTTTCCTCGTTCTGATTATCTTTCTTGCCGTTATTGAATCTGTCAGAAGAGGAATTTTGGAAACAAAGTATTCTTTAATTTGGATTATCACTTGTGTCACGCTTGGTATTTTGAGTTCTAACAGTATTTTTATTAATACTCTGGCCAATTGGCTTAACGTATTTTACGCTCCTTCTCTACTATTTCTGTTTGGTCTGCTGTTTGCCATTATTATGATTTTCGACCTCACAAGACGAATTTCAAAGATGAACAAACAACTGGTCGCGATCACCCAGGAGCATGCACTCCTAAAAAAGAAATATGAAGATCGGGAATATGGAAAATGA
- a CDS encoding EamA family transporter, whose amino-acid sequence MITFLLLIINVLMLVGGQVLWKLAVSPITAWSLEAIMQLVISPLFLGGTFLYVVATVLWLIILSKMPLSIAYPFQSFSYILGAIAAYFVFQESISLEQVSGMAAIVLGVYLIAK is encoded by the coding sequence ATGATTACTTTTTTGTTACTGATAATAAATGTTCTAATGCTCGTTGGCGGACAAGTACTATGGAAATTAGCTGTTTCACCGATCACGGCATGGTCATTGGAAGCGATTATGCAATTGGTGATCTCACCATTATTTTTAGGTGGAACATTCCTGTACGTAGTCGCTACTGTTCTATGGTTAATCATTTTATCGAAAATGCCTTTAAGTATCGCCTATCCTTTTCAGAGTTTCAGCTATATTCTAGGCGCCATTGCAGCATATTTTGTTTTTCAGGAAAGCATTTCTCTGGAGCAGGTATCCGGTATGGCTGCAATCGTGTTGGGTGTTTATTTAATTGCAAAATAA
- a CDS encoding glycosyltransferase family 39 protein: protein MKKQYIPIALIMLLSLSIHLFFLVDNPGFYSEYGSRDAEKYDEMAHQLVEEGFYGYNADHPNAYVTPSHPLYLSGIILIADALNVDNMFLTKIFNMLLNMIALLSLYFTAKLLFKNEWIASLTALLYGTYLAPLHFFRSLLTEAPGTAFFLISLFALVWALKQNNWKWHVVFGIIACITIMFRPTPAPMLLFAWFIVIYQVGFKRAVAIGFLWCVGPLLVLLPWVIRNYLAFGEFYLFSSHSGNPMLAGTNPFYLEEFEGIFARYLELGISQEEYAQKRIIWGLQENFALWFSWFTIGKTIVMFEFAEPIYNYRSYFNSLIQLFIQLQHLVIVIGGFVFGFIFRKNKAIMCLFVLLLGYVAFSNIFLPLTRYGSYVIGVMCIITAYGIVTSGKWLIAFYQKMIQKKASHS, encoded by the coding sequence ATGAAAAAGCAGTATATTCCCATAGCACTGATTATGCTATTGTCTCTGTCCATTCACCTGTTTTTCCTGGTCGACAACCCCGGCTTTTACAGTGAATATGGAAGCAGGGACGCAGAAAAATATGACGAAATGGCGCACCAGCTCGTAGAAGAAGGCTTTTACGGCTATAACGCAGATCATCCAAATGCATATGTAACCCCATCTCATCCACTTTATCTATCGGGAATTATTTTAATTGCCGACGCATTGAACGTGGATAATATGTTTTTAACTAAAATTTTCAATATGCTCTTAAACATGATTGCATTGCTATCCTTGTATTTTACAGCCAAACTTCTGTTTAAAAATGAGTGGATCGCTTCACTGACGGCCTTACTTTACGGTACGTATCTTGCCCCACTTCATTTCTTCAGATCTTTATTAACAGAAGCGCCTGGTACTGCGTTTTTCCTCATAAGCCTGTTTGCACTTGTCTGGGCTCTTAAACAAAACAATTGGAAATGGCATGTTGTGTTTGGAATTATAGCCTGTATCACCATTATGTTCCGTCCAACACCAGCACCAATGCTTTTGTTCGCCTGGTTCATTGTCATTTACCAGGTTGGATTCAAACGTGCTGTTGCAATAGGATTTTTATGGTGCGTTGGACCATTACTGGTGCTCCTTCCATGGGTAATTAGAAACTACCTGGCATTCGGAGAATTCTATTTGTTCTCTTCTCATTCGGGGAACCCGATGCTTGCAGGTACAAATCCGTTTTACCTTGAAGAGTTCGAAGGGATCTTTGCACGTTATCTTGAACTTGGGATCTCACAAGAAGAATATGCTCAAAAACGTATCATCTGGGGACTGCAGGAAAACTTTGCCCTTTGGTTCTCATGGTTTACAATCGGAAAAACCATTGTTATGTTTGAATTTGCTGAACCGATCTACAACTACCGCAGCTACTTCAATTCACTGATTCAACTATTTATCCAATTGCAACACCTTGTAATCGTCATTGGTGGTTTTGTATTTGGATTTATTTTCAGAAAAAACAAAGCGATTATGTGCCTGTTTGTCCTGTTATTAGGTTATGTAGCATTCTCAAACATTTTCCTGCCTTTAACGAGATACGGCTCTTACGTCATTGGCGTTATGTGTATCATTACGGCTTACGGCATTGTCACTTCTGGTAAATGGCTGATTGCCTTTTACCAGAAAATGATTCAGAAAAAGGCGAGTCATTCATGA
- a CDS encoding EamA family transporter, producing the protein MIYFLMVLNAILLVTGQILWKIAVSKHESLSAGTMVKVILSPLFIGGGLLYVIATGLWLYILSVMPLSIAYPFQSISYVLGAMAAYLLFKETITKRQITGFLVIIFGVYLIAS; encoded by the coding sequence ATGATCTATTTTCTTATGGTATTGAATGCCATTCTTTTGGTGACGGGACAGATTTTATGGAAAATCGCCGTCTCAAAACACGAGTCTCTTTCAGCCGGTACCATGGTGAAAGTCATCCTTTCCCCGTTATTTATCGGCGGCGGACTACTGTACGTCATCGCAACAGGCTTATGGCTCTATATATTATCTGTCATGCCGCTGAGCATCGCATACCCTTTTCAAAGCATCAGCTACGTACTCGGCGCCATGGCAGCCTACCTGCTCTTTAAAGAAACGATCACCAAAAGACAGATCACAGGCTTTCTCGTCATCATCTTTGGCGTATACTTAATCGCAAGCTAA
- a CDS encoding sigma-70 family RNA polymerase sigma factor has product MTFEERYEQFQPMIFHMMRKLHIRRDRDLYEQEGRIALWKATQRYSPENGEFAPFAYQLIRGHMLDLMRKENKIAERETVKSDEYWQMNLEAIHDRLLEIDMLMPYAELLTDHQKKWFWHTFIDELSVREIAELHQVSISAVKKWKGGALRRLRE; this is encoded by the coding sequence ATGACATTTGAAGAGCGGTATGAACAGTTTCAGCCGATGATTTTTCATATGATGAGGAAGCTTCATATTAGACGGGATCGTGATTTGTATGAGCAGGAGGGGAGAATTGCGCTTTGGAAAGCGACCCAGCGGTACAGTCCTGAAAACGGTGAGTTTGCGCCATTTGCCTACCAGCTGATCCGCGGTCATATGCTTGACCTGATGCGAAAAGAAAATAAGATCGCTGAGCGGGAAACGGTCAAGTCAGATGAATACTGGCAGATGAACCTTGAGGCCATTCATGACAGGCTGCTTGAAATTGACATGCTCATGCCATATGCCGAGCTGCTGACCGATCACCAGAAAAAATGGTTCTGGCATACGTTTATCGACGAATTGTCCGTAAGAGAAATAGCTGAGCTGCATCAGGTTAGTATCTCGGCTGTGAAGAAGTGGAAGGGTGGGGCGCTCAGAAGGCTGAGGGAATAG